One window from the genome of Zonotrichia leucophrys gambelii isolate GWCS_2022_RI chromosome 27, RI_Zleu_2.0, whole genome shotgun sequence encodes:
- the LOC135458419 gene encoding feather keratin Cos1-1/Cos1-3/Cos2-1-like — MSCNTQCRPCQPCGPTPLANSCNECCVRQCQDSTVVIQPPAVVVTLPGPILSSFPQNTVVGSSTSAAVGNILSSEGVPINSGGFDISSITRRYGGRRGLPC; from the coding sequence ATGTCCTGCAACACCCAGTGccgtccctgccagccctgtggccCCACTCCACTGGCCAACAGCTGCAACGAGTGCTgtgtcaggcagtgccaggactCCACCGTGGTCATTCAGCCGCCTGCTGTGgtggtgaccctgcctgggcccatcctcagctccttcccccagaacacCGTGGTGGGAtcctccacctctgctgctgttggcaaCATCCTCAGCTCTGAGGGAGTGCCCATCAATTCCGGGGGCTTTGACATCTCCTCCATCACCAGGCGCTACGGTGGAAGGAGGGGCCTCCCCTGCTAA
- the LOC135458305 gene encoding olfactory receptor 6F1-like yields the protein MRQTDLNTWKDMANRTSVKEFILLGFPGTWQFRVSFVVVFALMYTLTVIGSAECFLLSVMAYDRYLAICCPLRYSSLMSSVLSVQLALSSWLGGFLAISVLAFLTSRLTFCGPDVINHFLCDIDSCLALSCSDTWPVELATFLVSIIVVVASCVVTLVSYMYIISSILRIQSGHGRKKAFSTCSAHLSVVTIWYGSTMFLYVKPSAQNSLDVNKIVNTFNTVVTPLLNPFIYTLRNKEVKLALGRAFQKK from the exons ATGAGGCAG acAGACCTCAACACTTGGAAGGACATGGCAAATAGGACAAGTGTAAAAGAATTCATCCTTCTTGGCTTCCCAGGGACATGGCAATTCCGAGTCTCctttgtggtggtgtttgcactGATGTACACCCTGACAGTGATAG GCTCCGCTGAGTGTTTTCTCCTGTCTGTCATGGCTTATGACCGCTACTTGGCCATTTGCTGCCCCCTGAGGTACAGCTCCCTCATGAGCAGCGTCCTCTCTGTCCAGCTGGCactcagctcctggctgggaggatTTTTGGCCATTTCCGTGCTGGCCTTTCTGACATCCAGGCTGACTTTCTGTGGGCCAGATGTCATCAATCATTTTCTATGTGATATAGATTCCTGCCTTGCCCTCTCCTGCAGTGATACATGGCCTGTGGAGCTGGCAACCTTCCTGGTCTCCATAATTGTTGTGGTGGCCTCCTGTGTGGTCACCTTGGTCTCCTACATGTACATCATCTCCTCCATCCTGAGGATCCAGTCAGGCCATGGCCggaaaaaggcattttccaCCTGCTCTGCCCATCTCAGTGTTGTCACCATCTGGTATGGCTCCACCATGTTCCTGTACGTCAAACCATCAGCCCAGAACTCCCTGGATGTGAACAAAATCGTGAATACCTTTAACACAGTGGTAACTCCTTTGCTGAACCCCTTCATTTACACACTCAGAAACAAAGAGGTGAAGCTCGCTCTGGGACGAGCTTTCCAGAAAAAGTGA
- the LOC135458394 gene encoding feather keratin Cos1-2 codes for MSCYPRCQPCQPCGPTPLGSSCNEPCVRQCQDSTVFIQPSPVVVTLPGPILSSFPQNTVVGSSTSAAVGNILSSEGVPINSGGFDLSCITNRYGGSRCRPC; via the coding sequence ATGTCCTGCTACCcccggtgccagccctgccagccctgtgggccCACCccgctgggcagcagctgcaatgaGCCCTgtgtcaggcagtgccaggactCCACCGTGTTCATCCAGCCCTCGCCCGTGgtggtgaccctgcctgggcccatcctcagctccttcccacagAACACCGTGGTGGGAtcctccacctctgctgctgttggcaaCATCCTCAGCTCTGAGGGAGTGCCCATCAATTCTGGGGGTTTCGACCTCTCCTGCATCACCAACCGCTATGGTGGCAGCAGATGCCGTCCCTGCTAA